Proteins found in one Paenibacillus sp. FSL R10-2782 genomic segment:
- a CDS encoding contractile injection system protein, VgrG/Pvc8 family produces MSILSDGIGYESLRFYGPFQPQHIEQLQITRTINDHTFLHISGLLSEEQGVACIGQDMEQEPIVIRQLDDQGQSLRRLFHGIVTRMTVHCIRGVYTFELEAASHSYQMDIKLKKRSYQDIHRTYDELVTSMVRKYEYGDAIDTITNYAKLDTFVLQYEETDWAFLKRLASHFGSILVPEVTAASPKVFFGMPEGKQHKVERDVFYRVRKTFHELDAEKPGEQRAGSYVTYMIESLQYYALGDLITLPIGQGKELVVVRAVTQLADGLLRTRYDLQAEQNIRYARYENDQATGISLTGTVLKVQQDFVQLQLDIDPKQDPAKACWFPVATRYVAEEHSGWYDMPEIGEQVELYLPTHREQDAYVTDSLRQQRHTNGQPNVKVWQHVQGSGVEMSEQELTLSTSDGFSITLHEDTGITINSPGDVQIQGGHVRLDAGEELSLEAGTALYLKGGASSMVLDGETDTHAPVIYQEGTVKAPVFVADLPPVPEPPLMSIKAYEAAQSAAKSSQAPTPKAKITTPAELQKANALMGTISKLLGSIPVVGNVANVMLNTVGGPAGKVASTILQATAAIPVRSKGTPTIGGSKDSGVHPLKHLAGLALQGLISQYEHEQARQAYYSKWILGKVYTSARHLTDSGGPLELVQNLLKESNAMVHAYQQVPKSVQDKMLRDYKEKEEARAKAAQKAEKENSPPKISDEEYEKINRDHQHWAAYENYRPEIPLGSYRAEDGVVRKANGDPDFKYYDDWKQNYPGDFLILSNQVGITPEEQRWMSYANITREPLALDGRGGEGRALKNEFSRMGKEGASESARLAKENIRRIQQKIDQKSVTTKNSSEPFKPTTQAGLNNKNDDFAKEPFLPDNYYKNNYAPTQGTPGDRLDFNRLGSSGQVEKSRVIYDQGGKQKYRVDYSDHGNSAHHTDPHLHEYIYQDAGKTLKEKIVYFIDPSTGRMRRGKIDRKTNRIKFVD; encoded by the coding sequence TTGAGCATATTATCAGATGGGATCGGGTATGAAAGCCTACGCTTTTATGGTCCCTTTCAGCCACAACACATCGAACAACTTCAAATAACACGTACCATTAATGATCATACCTTTTTACATATCAGTGGGCTGCTCTCAGAAGAACAAGGAGTCGCATGCATCGGGCAGGATATGGAGCAAGAGCCAATTGTCATTCGTCAGTTGGATGATCAGGGACAATCGCTGAGAAGGCTGTTCCACGGGATTGTTACGCGTATGACCGTACATTGTATACGTGGAGTATACACCTTTGAATTGGAGGCTGCTTCCCATTCCTATCAAATGGATATCAAGCTGAAAAAACGTTCCTATCAGGATATTCACCGTACCTATGATGAACTGGTCACCTCGATGGTTCGTAAATATGAGTATGGAGACGCCATTGATACCATAACTAATTATGCCAAACTGGATACTTTTGTTTTACAATATGAGGAGACCGATTGGGCATTTTTAAAACGCCTCGCTTCTCACTTTGGTTCAATACTTGTGCCAGAAGTGACCGCAGCCTCGCCCAAGGTTTTCTTCGGGATGCCGGAAGGCAAGCAGCACAAAGTGGAACGAGATGTGTTTTACAGGGTACGAAAAACGTTTCATGAGTTGGATGCGGAAAAGCCCGGAGAACAACGTGCTGGCTCTTATGTCACCTATATGATTGAAAGTCTGCAATACTACGCGCTAGGTGACCTCATCACGTTGCCCATTGGACAAGGCAAAGAACTGGTCGTCGTTCGGGCAGTGACACAGTTAGCAGATGGCTTACTGCGCACCCGTTATGATCTTCAAGCCGAACAGAATATCCGCTATGCCCGTTATGAAAACGATCAGGCTACTGGAATTTCACTAACGGGAACGGTGCTCAAGGTACAACAGGATTTCGTACAGCTTCAACTGGACATCGATCCGAAGCAAGATCCTGCCAAAGCCTGCTGGTTTCCCGTGGCGACAAGATATGTAGCCGAAGAACACAGTGGCTGGTACGATATGCCTGAGATCGGGGAACAAGTAGAACTGTATCTGCCTACACACCGCGAACAGGATGCCTATGTGACGGATTCGTTACGACAACAACGCCACACAAATGGACAGCCGAATGTGAAGGTATGGCAACATGTGCAAGGTAGCGGCGTAGAAATGTCTGAGCAAGAACTGACCCTTTCTACCTCCGATGGATTTTCTATTACACTGCACGAGGATACGGGCATCACCATCAACAGTCCGGGGGATGTACAAATTCAGGGTGGTCATGTGAGGCTCGATGCAGGTGAGGAACTATCACTCGAAGCTGGTACGGCGCTATACTTAAAAGGTGGAGCCAGCAGCATGGTGCTGGATGGGGAGACGGATACCCACGCTCCAGTAATTTATCAGGAAGGAACGGTGAAAGCACCCGTTTTCGTGGCTGACCTCCCTCCTGTCCCAGAGCCACCATTAATGAGTATAAAAGCATATGAAGCAGCTCAATCAGCAGCCAAGAGCAGCCAAGCCCCTACTCCTAAAGCAAAAATTACGACTCCAGCTGAGCTTCAGAAGGCTAATGCTTTGATGGGGACGATATCCAAGCTATTAGGTTCCATTCCGGTAGTTGGGAACGTAGCCAATGTGATGTTGAATACGGTAGGTGGGCCAGCAGGTAAAGTAGCATCAACCATTTTACAAGCAACCGCAGCAATCCCCGTTCGGAGCAAGGGAACTCCTACGATTGGAGGCAGCAAGGATAGCGGAGTTCATCCACTGAAACACTTGGCTGGTTTAGCGCTCCAAGGGTTGATCAGTCAATACGAGCATGAGCAAGCCAGACAAGCCTACTATAGCAAGTGGATACTGGGGAAAGTGTACACGAGTGCACGTCATCTGACTGATTCAGGTGGCCCATTGGAGTTAGTTCAGAACCTGCTGAAAGAATCGAATGCTATGGTTCATGCATACCAGCAGGTTCCTAAAAGTGTTCAAGATAAAATGCTCAGGGATTATAAAGAAAAAGAAGAAGCTAGAGCTAAAGCTGCCCAGAAAGCAGAAAAAGAAAACTCTCCTCCTAAGATTAGTGATGAAGAGTATGAGAAAATTAATAGAGACCATCAACATTGGGCTGCATATGAGAATTACAGACCTGAAATTCCACTAGGAAGCTACCGTGCGGAGGACGGGGTAGTTCGTAAAGCAAATGGAGATCCAGATTTTAAATACTACGATGACTGGAAACAAAATTATCCAGGGGACTTTTTGATCCTATCCAACCAAGTGGGCATTACACCAGAAGAACAACGATGGATGAGCTATGCAAATATAACACGAGAGCCGTTGGCACTTGATGGTCGAGGTGGTGAAGGCAGAGCTCTCAAAAATGAATTCTCCAGAATGGGAAAAGAAGGAGCCTCTGAGAGCGCTCGACTTGCAAAGGAAAACATACGGAGAATCCAACAAAAAATAGATCAAAAAAGCGTCACCACAAAAAATTCGTCTGAGCCTTTTAAACCTACAACTCAAGCTGGGCTGAACAATAAAAATGATGATTTTGCAAAGGAGCCATTCTTACCTGATAATTATTATAAAAACAACTATGCTCCTACACAAGGAACCCCTGGGGATAGATTAGACTTTAATAGATTAGGCTCTAGTGGACAGGTCGAAAAGTCTAGAGTCATTTATGACCAAGGAGGAAAACAAAAATATAGAGTTGATTATAGCGATCATGGCAATTCTGCTCATCACACTGATCCGCATTTGCATGAGTATATCTATCAAGATGCAGGAAAAACTCTTAAAGAAAAAATTGTATATTTCATTGACCCTTCCACAGGCAGAATGAGAAGAGGTAAAATAGATCGTAAAACAAATAGGATAAAATTTGTTGATTAA